A window from gamma proteobacterium SS-5 encodes these proteins:
- a CDS encoding nucleotidyltransferase domain-containing protein → MRLTQHQITCIKQTARAVLGDGARVILFGSRVDDAKKGGDIDLLFETDQLVSNRAATVGSIYVALIRQLGDRKIDILLKDSATPSAPVLEVAQQTGIQL, encoded by the coding sequence ATGCGCCTGACCCAACACCAAATCACATGCATAAAGCAAACCGCCCGTGCAGTGCTGGGTGATGGCGCTCGCGTCATCCTCTTTGGTTCGCGCGTGGACGACGCGAAGAAGGGAGGCGATATTGATCTGCTGTTTGAAACCGACCAACTGGTCAGCAACCGTGCCGCCACCGTCGGATCCATTTACGTTGCCCTCATCCGCCAGCTGGGAGACCGCAAAATCGACATCCTGCTAAAAGACAGCGCAACCCCCTCAGCCCCCGTGCTGGAAGTCGCACAACAAACCGGCATCCAGCTATGA
- a CDS encoding four helix bundle protein, which translates to MRFEELEVWKRSARLSAEIYKALAELRDYGFRDQITRAGLSIPSNIAEGYERDSNKEIANFLNYSKGSAGELRTQIYIGMEIGYIPKDTGRHWLNEAQEISKMLHALIKTIRSRT; encoded by the coding sequence ATGCGGTTTGAGGAGTTGGAGGTTTGGAAGCGCTCGGCGCGGCTGAGTGCAGAAATCTACAAAGCCCTCGCCGAGCTACGAGACTATGGCTTTCGCGACCAGATTACACGGGCAGGATTATCGATACCATCTAACATCGCCGAAGGCTACGAACGAGACAGCAACAAAGAAATCGCCAACTTTCTCAACTACAGCAAAGGATCCGCAGGCGAACTGCGCACCCAAATCTACATCGGCATGGAAATCGGCTACATCCCCAAAGACACCGGCCGCCACTGGCTAAACGAAGCCCAAGAAATATCTAAAATGCTCCATGCCCTGATAAAAACCATCCGATCAAGAACTTGA
- a CDS encoding nucleotidyltransferase domain-containing protein: MRISQEQAEAITQSISYHLGRNARIWLFGSRLDDRKKGGDLDLYVEASPHALNDEIRCKIALEEALDIPVDLIVRSFGETTPIGAIAKREGLPL, from the coding sequence ATGCGCATAAGCCAAGAACAAGCCGAAGCCATTACCCAAAGCATCAGCTATCATCTGGGTAGAAATGCGCGTATATGGCTGTTTGGATCTCGTCTTGATGATCGCAAAAAAGGTGGCGACCTTGACCTCTACGTCGAGGCAAGTCCTCATGCATTGAATGATGAAATTCGCTGCAAAATTGCTCTCGAAGAAGCGCTTGATATCCCAGTGGATCTTATCGTCCGCAGCTTTGGAGAAACCACCCCGATAGGTGCCATAGCAAAGCGAGAAGGCTTGCCCCTATGA
- a CDS encoding DUF4351 domain-containing protein encodes MDHDQNYKNLILDYPRESLAFFAASEAKAIDAGARIIPVREEQLKERLGQRFRELDVPLLVEWSDGRRSAILFLLEEETDPKCFSIHRLAHYCLDLAELFGTERLVPVVIFLHPGSYPEQLRLGSENRDYLHFSYLSTALFATPARKYLDSPNIVARLTLPCMDYAPEDKLAIYAAATRGLMELEPDPERRSKYADFIDIYTALDDNELKRYQQEYAEENLAMTALSVRMREEGFQKGIQQGMQQGMQQGMQQGMQHGEAELLLRQISRKFGHQVAQQHEARIRQADLDSLEHWAEAILSAESPDELFE; translated from the coding sequence ATGGACCACGACCAGAACTACAAAAATCTCATTCTCGACTACCCACGCGAATCGCTCGCCTTCTTCGCGGCTTCTGAGGCGAAGGCCATAGATGCGGGCGCGCGGATAATTCCGGTGCGGGAAGAGCAGCTCAAAGAACGCCTCGGCCAGCGTTTTCGGGAACTGGATGTGCCCCTGCTGGTGGAATGGAGCGATGGCCGCCGCAGCGCCATCCTCTTCCTACTGGAAGAAGAAACCGACCCCAAGTGCTTCTCCATCCATCGCCTGGCCCACTACTGCCTGGACCTGGCCGAACTCTTCGGCACCGAGCGGCTGGTACCCGTGGTCATCTTCCTGCATCCTGGCAGCTACCCCGAACAACTGCGGCTGGGCAGCGAAAACCGGGATTATCTCCACTTCAGCTACCTCAGCACCGCCCTGTTCGCCACCCCGGCGCGCAAGTATCTCGACAGCCCCAACATAGTCGCCCGGCTCACGTTACCCTGCATGGACTACGCCCCAGAAGACAAGCTGGCCATCTACGCCGCCGCCACCCGCGGCTTGATGGAACTGGAACCCGACCCCGAACGGCGAAGTAAATATGCCGACTTTATCGACATCTACACGGCACTGGACGACAATGAACTCAAGCGCTACCAGCAAGAATATGCAGAGGAGAACCTTGCTATGACCGCATTATCCGTTCGTATGAGAGAAGAAGGCTTCCAAAAGGGCATTCAACAAGGCATGCAGCAAGGCATGCAACAAGGCATGCAGCAAGGTATGCAGCACGGCGAAGCCGAATTGCTGCTGCGTCAGATAAGCCGAAAATTTGGCCACCAAGTTGCCCAGCAGCATGAGGCGCGCATCAGGCAGGCCGACCTGGATAGTCTGGAACACTGGGCAGAAGCCATCCTCAGCGCCGAAAGCCCGGATGAGCTGTTTGAGTGA
- a CDS encoding HEPN domain-containing protein codes for MRHRALTLEALIAKAITAASSAHSMLELGDADGAVNRAYYAMFDAARAALMASGLAHMESDVGRTHSGLIGAFGQVLVNDGRVPRELGRLLNRAHEVRQIADYTGVSVEPADASLLALQRLLSKRFGEIPAGVAEQISKASAEQIEGWLDQVLEASSLESLFGNIH; via the coding sequence ATAAGGCACCGAGCATTGACGCTAGAAGCCCTGATCGCAAAGGCCATCACGGCCGCTTCGTCTGCGCATTCCATGCTTGAACTGGGCGATGCCGATGGTGCGGTTAACCGCGCTTATTATGCTATGTTTGATGCGGCTCGCGCTGCGTTAATGGCTTCTGGACTTGCACACATGGAGTCCGATGTTGGCCGCACCCATAGCGGTCTCATCGGCGCATTCGGCCAAGTTTTAGTTAATGATGGACGCGTTCCAAGAGAGCTGGGACGCCTGTTGAACCGCGCTCATGAGGTACGTCAGATCGCCGATTATACCGGAGTCTCAGTGGAACCAGCCGATGCAAGCTTGTTGGCCCTGCAGCGTCTGCTAAGCAAGCGTTTTGGGGAGATCCCTGCTGGTGTGGCAGAACAAATCAGCAAAGCCTCAGCGGAGCAGATAGAAGGTTGGCTCGATCAGGTGTTGGAAGCCTCCAGTCTGGAAAGTCTGTTTGGCAACATCCACTGA